The following is a genomic window from Crossiella equi.
TGCACGTCCTCGCCGGTGCGCCGCACGTAGGCGGCCGAGGGCACCGGCTGCTGGACGGACACCCGCGCGAGGTGCCCGTCGGTGTAGCCCAGCGGCACCACCGCGTCGGCGAGGGTGGGCAGCGGGGCGCCGGTGGCCACCCGCACCGCCTGGCCGGGCTGGAGCCTGCTGGGCTGCCGGGAGCCGGCGGCGATCTCGCCGACCACCGGCAGCACCACCGGTTCGGTGGCCGCGCCCTGGACGTCCACGCTGCGCACGGCGTAGCCGTCCACGGCGGCCTGGTCAAAGCCGGGCAGCGCCCGCTCGGCGACGACCTCCTCGGCGCACAGCAGACCCTGCGCCTCGGAGATGGCCACCCGCACCGGCGAAGGCTGCACCGCGGCGGCGAGGACGCGGGCTAGCTGCTCGTCTACTGACCTCATGGCATTCAGGATGCGGCAATCCGCCCCTGAAGCCACTGCAACAGGCCGGGGCCGTACTCGGGGGTGTCGAGGGCGAAGTCGACCGCGGCCCGGAGGAAGCCGCCGGGGTTGCCGAGGTCGTGGCGACCGCCTCGGTGCACCACGACGTGCACCGGGTGGCCCTCGGCGATGAGCAGGGCGATGGCGTCGGTCAGCTGGAGCTCGCCGCCCGCGCCCGGGGTGATGCGCTTGAGCGCGTCGAAGATCGCCCGATCGAGGAGGTAGCGACCGGCCGCGGCGAAGGTGGACGGGGCGTCCTCGGACTTCGGCTTCTCGACCATGCCGCGGACCTGCTTGACGTCCGCGTCGTCGGTGTCGACCACGTCGAAGACGCCGTAGGCGGAGATCTCCTCGCGCGGGATGTCGAAGGCGCAGAGCACGCTGCCGCCGTAGCGGGCGCGGACCTCGGCCATGGTCTTGAGCACGCCGGTCGGCAGCACCAGGTCGTCGGGCAGCAGCACGGCCACCGCGTCGTCCTGGCCGTCGAGGTTGCCCTCGGCGCAGCCGACCGCGTGGCCGAGGCCCTTGGCCTCCTCCTGGATGGCGGTCTCGACCTGGATCAGCTCGTGGGCGCGCTTGACCTTGGCGAGCAGGGCGTCCTTGCCGCGCTTCTCCAGGGTGGCCTCGAGCTCCGGCTGCGGCTCGAAGTGCTTGACCACGGCGTCCTTGCCGGGCGAGGTGATGATCACGAGTCGGGTCGCACCGGCCTCGGCGGCCTCGGCGGCGACCATCTCGATGCCGGGGGTGTCGACGACCGGCAGCAGTTCCTTGGGAACCGTCTTGGTGGTCGGCAGGAATCGGGTGCCCAGCCCCGCGGCCGGAACGATTGCGGTACGGAAGGCGCTCGACGAGCTCATGGGCGTGAGCCTAACGGGGGGTTTGGATCACGGTTCGTGACGCCTCAACTACGGGCCCGCGCGCCGGTAGGGTCGGCGGGCGTGACCCCCGTGACCACGAAGGACGAGTGGCGGGCCCGGCTCCAGCGGGCCCGGCGCGCGGTGCCCCCGGAGGTGCGCGCGGCCGAGGCCGAGTCCCTGGTCGGCGACGCCGTGGCCTGGGCGTCCGGGCTGCCCGAGGGGCCGGTCGCGGCCTACGTGCCGGTCGGCGCCGAACCGGGCTCGCCCGCGCTGGTCGAGGCGCTGCGCGCGGCCGGACGGCGGGTGCTGCTGCCCGTGGTGGTGGGCGCGGCGCCGCTGGACTGGGCGGAGTACACCGGGCCGGGCTCGCTGTCCCCCGCCCGGTTCGGACTCCTCGAACCGAACGGCCCCCGGCTGGGTGAACACGCCATAGTCGAGGCGGTCGGGCTGCTGGTCCCGGCGCTCGCGGTGGACCTCGCGGGGTCGCGCCTCGGGCGTGGGGCCGGGCACTACGACCGGTCGTTGCCGCTGGTGGCGCCGGGGGTGCCGCTGGTGGCCGTGGTGCGGGCGGAGGAGCTGGTGCCCGCGCTGCCCGCCGAGGAGCACGACGTCCGGATGACCGGTGCGCTGACCCCCGGGAGCGGGGTGCGGTTGTTCCCCGATCGGGTGTGAGCGACACCTGTTTGCGCTCTCCCCCCGGGCTGGCGCATCATGATTGTTGGCACTCACCGCTCTGGAGTGCCAACCGGAGTTCGCGGAGGGACTTCTCGTGCCGACCTACCAGTACGCATGCACCGAGTGCGGTCACCGCTTCGAGGCGGTCCAGTCCTTCAGCGACGCCGCCCTCAGCGAGTGCCCCCAGTGCTCGGGCAAGCTCCGCAAGCTGTTCGGCGCGGTGGGCATCGTGTTCAAGGGCAGCGGCTTCTACCGCACCGACAGCCGGGGCAGCGGCGGCTCGTCCACCGTGTCCGCGGGTTCGGCCAAGTCGGACAGCTCCTCGTCCTCGTCGACGACCAAGTCGGACTCGGGCTCGGCATCGTCCTCCTCGGCCACGACTTCCACCAGCTCCGCCGCCTCCTGAGCCCGGAGTCATCCACAACGGCCGAGTTGTCCACAGCCTCCCGGCTGCACAACTCGACACCCGTCCCACCGGCCCTAACGTCGAGGCATGCACCTCGACCGCTCCCCGTGGGACCTGCTCAGCACCCAGCTCCGGCGCCTGACCGGGGCTCCACTGCCGCGCCGCATCGCGGCCGGGGCCCTGGCGGTGCTGGCCGCCGTGCTGCTGCTCCAACCGGGCACCCCTGGACCGCGCACGACCCCGGTCCTCGTGGCGGCCAGGGACCTGCCCGCGGGCAGTCCACT
Proteins encoded in this region:
- a CDS encoding UTP--glucose-1-phosphate uridylyltransferase, with the translated sequence MSSSSAFRTAIVPAAGLGTRFLPTTKTVPKELLPVVDTPGIEMVAAEAAEAGATRLVIITSPGKDAVVKHFEPQPELEATLEKRGKDALLAKVKRAHELIQVETAIQEEAKGLGHAVGCAEGNLDGQDDAVAVLLPDDLVLPTGVLKTMAEVRARYGGSVLCAFDIPREEISAYGVFDVVDTDDADVKQVRGMVEKPKSEDAPSTFAAAGRYLLDRAIFDALKRITPGAGGELQLTDAIALLIAEGHPVHVVVHRGGRHDLGNPGGFLRAAVDFALDTPEYGPGLLQWLQGRIAAS
- a CDS encoding 5-formyltetrahydrofolate cyclo-ligase; translated protein: MTPVTTKDEWRARLQRARRAVPPEVRAAEAESLVGDAVAWASGLPEGPVAAYVPVGAEPGSPALVEALRAAGRRVLLPVVVGAAPLDWAEYTGPGSLSPARFGLLEPNGPRLGEHAIVEAVGLLVPALAVDLAGSRLGRGAGHYDRSLPLVAPGVPLVAVVRAEELVPALPAEEHDVRMTGALTPGSGVRLFPDRV
- a CDS encoding FmdB family zinc ribbon protein, with the protein product MPTYQYACTECGHRFEAVQSFSDAALSECPQCSGKLRKLFGAVGIVFKGSGFYRTDSRGSGGSSTVSAGSAKSDSSSSSSTTKSDSGSASSSSATTSTSSAAS